In Syntrophales bacterium, the sequence TCCGCCGGTTAACGGACTCGGGCATTCAACCAGAAGCGGGATTGTGGAAGGGCTTCGAAAGGCGCTCGCCGATGATGCTGTCCGGGCGATTGTCATCACGGGGGCGGGGAAGGCCTTTTCCGGCGGGGCGGACATACGGGAATTCAACAAACCGGAGAGCTATGCCGAACCAAACCTGTTGCAGGTTATCGAGGAGCTTGAGAAGGCCGACAAACCGGTTGTGGCGGCGGTTCACTCGGTGGCAATGGGCGGCGGTCTTGAACTTGCCTTGGGGTGTCACTACCGGGTAGCGGCGCCGGGCGCTCAGATCGCCTTCCCCGAGGTAAAGCTGGGTATCCTTCCCGGCGCGGGAGGAACACAGCGGATGCCGCGAGCGGTCGGCGTCGAAAAAGCGCTGGCGATGATTGTCTCCGGCGACACGATTCTTTCCGATCAGCTTGCCGATACGAAGTTATTCGACCGGATGATCGCCGGAGAGATTGTGGCCGGGGCTGTGGAATTTGCAAAAGCTATCGCTGCGGTTCGTCCTTTGCCGAAACTTTCGGAGCAAACAATAGATTTTCCCCAGTTTGATGAATTTTTCCAGAAGGCCCGTGATGAGGTCCGAAAAAAGTCCGGGCACTTTCCCGCGCCGCTGAAGTGCGTCGAGTGCGTGGCTGCGGCGGTAAGGTCGTCGTTTAACGAGGGCATGAATCTGGAGCGGGACACCTTTATTGAGCTTGTCGAGACGACGGAGAGCAAGGCCCTGCGCCACTATTTCTTCAGCGAGCGAATGGCGGCGAAGATTCCCGATGTGCCGGAAGGCACCCATAGACGAGTCGTAAAGAAAGCGGCAGTAATCGGCGCCGGGACGATGGGCGGAGGGATTGCCATGAATTTCGCCAATGCGGGGATTCCCGTTGCCGTGCTTGAGGCAAACAGGGAACTTCTGGACAGGGGCCTGGGTGCAATAAAGCGGAATTACGAGAATTCTCTTAAGAAAGGAAAGCTTACGCCGGAGAAGCTTGAGGAGCGGATGAATCTTATCCAGGGGACTCTTGCTTACGAGGAAGTCAAGGATGCCGATATTGTCATCGAAGCGGTATTCGAGGATATTGCGGTCAAAGAAGCGGTGTTCCGCAAACTTGACGACGTCATGAAACCAGGCGCCATTCTTGCGTCCAATACCTCCACGCTCGATATCAACAGGATTGCCGCTTTTACCAAGCGCCCCGAGGATGTGATCGGCACCCATTTTTTCAGCCCGGCCCATGTGATGAAACTGCTGGAAATTGTACGGGGAGCGAAAACCTCCGGGGAGGTTCTGGCCACGACTATGACTCTTGCCAGGAAGATCAGAAAAATAGGTGTTGTTTCCGGGGTATGCGACGGTTTTATCGGCAACAGGATGATCGAGCAGTATGGACGTCAGGCGGGTTTTCTGCTGGAGGAGGGCTGTTTGCCCGAACAGATAGACAAAGCAATGGAGGAGTTCGGATTTGCGATGGGGCCGTTTCGGATGAGCGATCTTGCCGGCAACGATGTCGCCTGGTACATCCGCAAGCGCCGTTATGTCGAGCGTCCGGAGATAGTTTACTCGAAGGCGGCGGACATTCTGTGCGAGAAGGGTCGTTTCGGTCAGAAGACCGGCGCGGGCTGGTACGATTACCGGCCCGGCGACCGCAAGCCGTATCCGTCGTCGTGGGTGCAGGAGATGATAATCGCCCATTCCCGCGAGATCGGAGTAGAGCGGCGCATGATCGGCGACGTGGAGATCGTCGAGCGGCTGGTGTATGCGCTTGTGAACGAGGCAGCGTACATCCTCGCCGAAGGAGTAGCCCAGCGGGCTTCGGACATCGACGTCGTCTATCTGATGGGGTACGGTTTCCCCATGCACCGGGGCGGTCCGATGTTCTATGCGGACACGGTCGGTTTGCCAAACGTGCTCAGGGCAATGGAAAAATATGCCGGTGGTCGGTATGGCGAGTTATGGAAGCCTGCCCCGCTTCTGATGAAGCTTGCAGCCGAGGGCAAGATGTTTACGTAAGAGCGAAGCACCGGACTGATCATGGATATTTAATTTTAGGGTGAACTATATGGATATACGGAAAATGATGGTTGTCGGTTCCGGGTTTATGGGAGCGGGGATTGCCCAGGTTGCAAGGCAGGCGGGATACGATGTTGTTCTGAACGATACATCGCCGGAACTTGCCGGACGCGGGGTGATGACGGTAGCAAATAATCTGGGCCGTCTAATTGCCATGGGAAAACTCGATGAAGAAAAGAAGAGCGCGCTATTGGCAGGGATAACGACGAGTGTTCATCTGGAGGATGCCGCCGGGGTTGATTTTGTGGTTGAGGCGGCCTTCGAGAATTTTGATGTCAAGAAGGGAATTTTTGCAGCGCTCGACGCCGTTTGCCGACCCGAGGTAATTTTCGCGACAAACGCCTCCTCTATATCAATTACAAAGCTGGCATCAGCGGTAAAACGCCCCGACCGGTTTATCGGCATGCATTTTTTCAGTCCCGTGCCGGTTATGGAGCTTGTGGAAATCATCAGCGGGCTGAAGACATCTGCCGCAACCGTGGAGACTATCATGGGGATCGTAAAGAGGATGGGCAAGGAGGGTGTCCGGGTAAAGGATGTCCCCGGATTTCTGGTCAACCGGATCAACAGCGCCCTGCGCAATGAGGCCTATAATTGCATGACGGAAGGGGTTGCCAGTATCGAGGATATCGACAAGGCCCTGAAGCTTGCCCTTAAACATCCGCTGGGGCCCTTCGAACTGGCCGATTTTGTCGGTCTTGACGTCGGCTTGGCTGTGGCCAGGACGTTGCACGATGGTTACAAGGATGTCAAGTGGCGGCCAAACCTGACCCTTGAAAAACTCGTTCAGAGCGGCGATCTGGGAAGAAAAACCGGCAAGGGCTGGTATGATTACACATCAGGTGAGAAAAAACCGCGAAATGATGTGGATTTTTAAGGATTGAGGTTTATGAGATGCAGGATGTCGTAATCGTTGACATGGCCAGAAGCGCCATCGGCAGACACGGCGGGACGATAAAGGATGTTCCGTTTATGGACCTGCTGGGGCAGACGGCAAAGGCAATTGTGGAGAGAAACGCCGCAAGGATAAAACCGGAGGCCTATGATTATGTAATCATGGGGCATGTAAAGCAAAGCACGATTGCCGCGAATACGGCGCGCAATCTGGTCTTTGCAATCGGACTTCCCGAGGAAACGCCGGCCTTTACCGACACCATTGCCTGTGCCTCGGGAATGCTTTCGATAATCGAGGGGTACGAGTTCATCAAAAATGGTTTTGCCGACGTTATCCTGGCGGGAGGCGTGGAATGGATGAGCGGGGGGGAGTTTTTTCTCTCCGATGCGGCCAACCAGGCCTTTGGCAACGGAGAAGTAAAACTGCTCGATTCCATTACGGCAGGGGGACCGGGAGCGGCCCCGGTGGAGCGGTACGGTCATATCCCGATGGGGATAACCGCGGAAAATCTCGTTGAACTCCACAATATATCGCGCGCCGAACAGGACCTTTTTTCCCTGCGCAGCCAGAGGCTGGCGGTTGCGGCGATAGACCGGGGGGACTTCAGGGCCGAAATCGTCCCGGTGCGGTATAAAAAATCGGAAGGAAGCGAGGGCGTCTTTGCTGTTGACGAATTTCCGCGCCGGGATGTGACGCTCGAAGGTTTGTCAAAGCTCAAGCCTGTTTTCAAAAAAGACGGTACGGTGACGGCGGGAAGCTCCTCCGGAAGAAACGACGGGGCGGCGGTTGCCATTATAATGTCAGCTAAAAAGGCCAGGGAACTCGGCGTGACGCCAAGGGCGCGGATAGTTGCCTGCGGGGTTGCCGGGGTTGATCCGCGCATTATGGGTAGGGGCCCCGTTCCGGCGACGGCGATTGCCCTGAAGAAGGCCGGGCTGGAATTTACCGATCTGGATATAGTGGAGCTCAACGAGGCGTTTGCCGGTCAGAGCCTCGCCGTAATGAGGGAATGGAAAAATGTGTACGGTGTAAATGACGAGTGGTTTGATAAAAAGGTGAACCTCTGGGGCGGCGCGATCGCCCTAGGCCACCCGCTGGGCGCCAGCGGCTGCATAATTACGACGAAGCTGCTTTACGGCCTGGAGAGAAACGATGGCCGCTATGGGCTTGCCACCCTCTGCTGCGCGGGAGGGATCGGCGGAGCGCTGATTATCGAGCGTCAGAGAGAAAAAAGGCAGGAAGGAGATGTCTATTGAAGGAGGTGTTTTTTGTAAGCGCGCAAAGAAGCCCGATCGGAAAATATCTTGGTTCCCTGAAGACTGTCCGGGTTCAGGATTTGGCGGCGCTGACGATGAAGGCCGTGGTGGAAGAGGCGAGGTTGGATTCCGGGGTGCTCGACATGTGCATTTACAGCCAGTCCCTGCAGAGCAGTCTGCCGGCGAATGTCGGCCGGCACGCCTGGACGCTGGCCGGTCTGAGTGAAGAGCCGGCAGGCTACACCCTCAACACCCTTTGCGCGGGCGCCCTGCAGACAATGATCAGCGGGTTCAACAAGCTTGTCGGGGATGAATACAGCGGGGTGCTCGTGGGTGGCGTTGATAGTTACAGCATGGCGCAGTATTACATTTTTCACCCCCGCTACCGGATATGGCCGGGGGAGCTTTGTTTTCATGATCCGAAAACAGAGGTTGAGACGAACGCCCAGCCTCGGGAAAAATATGGGGAACTGACGGCGGTGGCTCTTGCCGACGAGATTGCCAAGCGCTGTGGATTGGACAGAAAAAATCTGGATATGCATGTTTTGCAGGATCGCCAGAAGCGCCTCGCGGCGCTTGCCGCCGGAGAAATTTCCGCAGAGATAGCGCCGGCGACGGTAAAGCATAAGGGCAAAGAGGATTCTGTAACCGCTGATGATCCTCCTGAGAGGGCCACCCTTAAGGAGCTGTCAGGGTTGCCGCCCGTAAGAGAGAGCGGCTATGCGACGAGGGCGAGTCTTGCGCCTTGGGCTGATGCAGCGGCGTCACTTGTCATGCTGTCGGCGGACAGGACAGAGGAACTGGGATGCAAGCCCTTGGCGAGAATGGCCGGTTTCGGGGTTGCGGCGGGCAGTC encodes:
- a CDS encoding 3-hydroxyacyl-CoA dehydrogenase NAD-binding domain-containing protein, giving the protein MSVEYENRGDVALITMNNPPVNGLGHSTRSGIVEGLRKALADDAVRAIVITGAGKAFSGGADIREFNKPESYAEPNLLQVIEELEKADKPVVAAVHSVAMGGGLELALGCHYRVAAPGAQIAFPEVKLGILPGAGGTQRMPRAVGVEKALAMIVSGDTILSDQLADTKLFDRMIAGEIVAGAVEFAKAIAAVRPLPKLSEQTIDFPQFDEFFQKARDEVRKKSGHFPAPLKCVECVAAAVRSSFNEGMNLERDTFIELVETTESKALRHYFFSERMAAKIPDVPEGTHRRVVKKAAVIGAGTMGGGIAMNFANAGIPVAVLEANRELLDRGLGAIKRNYENSLKKGKLTPEKLEERMNLIQGTLAYEEVKDADIVIEAVFEDIAVKEAVFRKLDDVMKPGAILASNTSTLDINRIAAFTKRPEDVIGTHFFSPAHVMKLLEIVRGAKTSGEVLATTMTLARKIRKIGVVSGVCDGFIGNRMIEQYGRQAGFLLEEGCLPEQIDKAMEEFGFAMGPFRMSDLAGNDVAWYIRKRRYVERPEIVYSKAADILCEKGRFGQKTGAGWYDYRPGDRKPYPSSWVQEMIIAHSREIGVERRMIGDVEIVERLVYALVNEAAYILAEGVAQRASDIDVVYLMGYGFPMHRGGPMFYADTVGLPNVLRAMEKYAGGRYGELWKPAPLLMKLAAEGKMFT
- a CDS encoding 3-hydroxyacyl-CoA dehydrogenase NAD-binding domain-containing protein, producing MDIRKMMVVGSGFMGAGIAQVARQAGYDVVLNDTSPELAGRGVMTVANNLGRLIAMGKLDEEKKSALLAGITTSVHLEDAAGVDFVVEAAFENFDVKKGIFAALDAVCRPEVIFATNASSISITKLASAVKRPDRFIGMHFFSPVPVMELVEIISGLKTSAATVETIMGIVKRMGKEGVRVKDVPGFLVNRINSALRNEAYNCMTEGVASIEDIDKALKLALKHPLGPFELADFVGLDVGLAVARTLHDGYKDVKWRPNLTLEKLVQSGDLGRKTGKGWYDYTSGEKKPRNDVDF
- a CDS encoding thiolase family protein, with amino-acid sequence MQDVVIVDMARSAIGRHGGTIKDVPFMDLLGQTAKAIVERNAARIKPEAYDYVIMGHVKQSTIAANTARNLVFAIGLPEETPAFTDTIACASGMLSIIEGYEFIKNGFADVILAGGVEWMSGGEFFLSDAANQAFGNGEVKLLDSITAGGPGAAPVERYGHIPMGITAENLVELHNISRAEQDLFSLRSQRLAVAAIDRGDFRAEIVPVRYKKSEGSEGVFAVDEFPRRDVTLEGLSKLKPVFKKDGTVTAGSSSGRNDGAAVAIIMSAKKARELGVTPRARIVACGVAGVDPRIMGRGPVPATAIALKKAGLEFTDLDIVELNEAFAGQSLAVMREWKNVYGVNDEWFDKKVNLWGGAIALGHPLGASGCIITTKLLYGLERNDGRYGLATLCCAGGIGGALIIERQREKRQEGDVY
- a CDS encoding thiolase family protein codes for the protein MFFVSAQRSPIGKYLGSLKTVRVQDLAALTMKAVVEEARLDSGVLDMCIYSQSLQSSLPANVGRHAWTLAGLSEEPAGYTLNTLCAGALQTMISGFNKLVGDEYSGVLVGGVDSYSMAQYYIFHPRYRIWPGELCFHDPKTEVETNAQPREKYGELTAVALADEIAKRCGLDRKNLDMHVLQDRQKRLAALAAGEISAEIAPATVKHKGKEDSVTADDPPERATLKELSGLPPVRESGYATRASLAPWADAAASLVMLSADRTEELGCKPLARMAGFGVAAGSPLLLEKTTVRSINKALAMCNICLEDIDFFDIHSPSAAYALAVENTLGEAVSGRINVDGSSLSFGHPGAATGGVMAVRLISRLRAQRGRRGLINVGALGGQSLSVVIESV